One stretch of Miscanthus floridulus cultivar M001 chromosome 18, ASM1932011v1, whole genome shotgun sequence DNA includes these proteins:
- the LOC136519744 gene encoding glycosyltransferase BC10-like — protein MNDTSMPIRVSAVVGRTLLGMVMPMLLCFSLGFVVGITCNAKFPNFYLPFVPPLPSARMWSPSPPPLLPPPAPSPPPPPALQSPPPPSPPPPTPSTTSVQSPKVAELMIGSLSSVKSNNMTDEELLWWASMSPKVRATPYHRVPKVAFLFLARGDLPLRPLWEKFFEGHHGLYSIYVHADPSYTGSPPEDSVFYDRMIPSQKTSWGDVTLVGAARRLVANALLDLGNQRFALLSESCIPLYNFTTVYALLTGSNTSFVDSFVNHDSEVRYNPFFGQRAAGGNITLAQWRKGAQWFEMDRALALELVSDDTYFPAFHEYCARNRYCFAEEHYLPTLVSVLRWTRNVNRTLTYADWRRGGSHPRKHGAGDATEALIREIRAGGAGGGGKNCTGYSDGASGVCYLFARKFAPDTLEPLLRLAPKVMGFG, from the exons ATGAACGACACAAGCATGCCCATCCGGGTGTCTGCGGTAGTAGGAAGGACTCTCCTCGGCATGGTGATGCCTatgcttctctgcttctccttggGTTTTGTCGTGGGCATCACCTGCAACGCCAAGTTCCCAAATTTCTACCTCCCTTTCGTGCCGCCATTGCCCTCTGCGAGGATGTGGTCACCATCACCACCTCCATTGTTGCCGCCGCCTGCGCcgtcgccaccaccacctccggccCTACAGTCGCCGCCTCCTCCGTcgccacctccacctacaccTTCGACGACATCAGTACAAAGCCCTAAGGTGGCGGAACTGATGATTGGCTCTCTTAGCAGTGTCAAGAGCAACAACATGACCGACGAGGAGCTGCTCTGGTGGGCGTCCATGTCGCCCAAGGTCCGCGCCACGCCGTACCACCGCGTGCCAAAGGTGGCCTTCTTGTTCCTGGCAAGGGGTGACCTGCCGCTGCGGCCATTGTGGGAGAAGTTCTTCGAGGGGCACCACGGCCTCTACTCCATCTACGTGCACGCGGATCCGTCTTACACCGGCTCGCCGCCGGAGGACTCCGTGTTCTACGATCGCATGATCCCAAGCCAG AAAACGTCCTGGGGAGACGTGACCCTGGTGGGCGCGGCGCGCCGGCTGGTGGCGAACGCTCTGCTGGACCTGGGCAACCAGCGGTTCGCGCTGCTCTCGGAGTCGTGCATCCCCCTCTACAACTTCACCACCGTGTACGCGctgctcaccggctccaacacCAGCTTCGTGGACAGCTTCGTCAACCACGACAGCGAGGTGCGGTACAACCCTTTCTTCGGCCAGCGCGCCGCCGGTGGCAACATCACGCTCGCGCAGTGGCGCAAGGGCGCGCAGTGGTTCGAGATGGACCGGGCGCTCGCGCTCGAGCTCGTCTCCGACGACACCTACTTCCCGGCGTTCCACGAGTACTGCGCGCGCAACAGGTACTGCTTCGCGGAGGAGCACTACCTGCCGACGCTGGTGAGCGTGCTCCGGTGGACGCGCAACGTCAACCGGACGCTCACGTACGCGGACTGGAGGCGAGGCGGCTCTCACCCGCGCAAGCACGGGGCTGGCGACGCCACGGAGGCGCTGATCAGGGAGATCAGagcgggcggcgccggcggcggaggcAAAAACTGCACCGGATACAGTGACGGAGCGAGCGGCGTCTGCTACTTGTTCGCGCGCAAGTTCGCGCCGGACACGCTCGAGCCGCTGCTCCGCTTGGCACCAAAGGTTATGGGGTTTGGGTGA